A window from Rhizosphaericola mali encodes these proteins:
- a CDS encoding C45 family autoproteolytic acyltransferase/hydolase, with the protein MKNFTTLFLLSLFVATNAQQKNTVKPKDVPVIELSGKPYDRGFQLGQTYKTETAALYKRWKEDLANSLQQDADSIIDDFYQNTHFQAALQKWTPDLLDEIKGLAAGSGQSYKDVYCFQLMDEFWVYANKKMHGEKHHCSGLGIAAQDGNPTYISQNLDAPNYMNGAQILIHLVAYKNHPEQYILSAAGLLALNGVNANGIGLTVNTLMDLQASDDGLPVFAMIRGILKQKNIKDALAFVQNVKHASGQNYIIGNADSVYDFEASSNKVVRYIPDPKNPKIVFHTNHAVANDDIKPWYKGRVYKDSRIRFDAIKNRLEAKNVNLNVATVETTLRSKDDANTPICRPFGANEYVFTFSSVIFTLGKNPTVQLTNGSPDQADYVLHTFNNNNKKD; encoded by the coding sequence ATGAAAAATTTTACAACATTATTCCTGCTATCGCTATTTGTAGCAACGAATGCACAACAAAAAAATACTGTAAAGCCAAAAGATGTTCCCGTTATTGAACTGAGCGGAAAACCCTATGACAGAGGATTTCAATTAGGACAAACTTATAAAACCGAGACGGCTGCATTGTACAAAAGATGGAAAGAAGATTTAGCAAATAGTCTTCAACAAGATGCAGATTCTATTATTGATGATTTTTACCAAAATACCCATTTTCAAGCCGCTTTACAAAAATGGACACCCGATTTGTTGGACGAGATAAAAGGACTTGCAGCAGGTTCTGGTCAGTCTTACAAAGATGTGTATTGTTTTCAGTTGATGGATGAGTTTTGGGTTTATGCTAATAAAAAAATGCACGGAGAAAAGCACCATTGTAGTGGTTTGGGTATTGCTGCACAAGATGGAAACCCCACCTATATTTCACAAAATTTGGATGCACCGAATTATATGAATGGGGCACAGATTTTAATCCATTTAGTTGCTTATAAAAATCACCCAGAACAATACATTTTGAGTGCTGCCGGACTGCTTGCCTTGAATGGCGTGAATGCCAACGGAATTGGATTGACCGTAAACACATTGATGGATTTGCAAGCAAGTGATGATGGTTTGCCGGTTTTTGCTATGATAAGGGGCATTTTAAAACAAAAAAACATCAAAGATGCTTTGGCTTTTGTTCAAAATGTAAAACACGCTTCGGGACAAAATTATATCATCGGAAATGCCGATAGTGTCTATGATTTTGAAGCTTCTTCTAACAAAGTGGTTCGTTATATTCCCGACCCGAAGAATCCAAAAATTGTTTTTCATACCAATCACGCAGTTGCCAACGATGACATTAAACCTTGGTATAAAGGTAGAGTGTATAAAGATAGCAGAATAAGATTCGATGCCATAAAAAATAGATTGGAAGCAAAAAATGTGAATCTAAATGTGGCAACAGTAGAAACTACTTTACGATCAAAAGACGATGCGAATACCCCTATTTGCAGACCGTTTGGAGCCAATGAATACGTGTTTACCTTCAGTTCTGTTATTTTTACTTTAGGCAAAAATCCAACGGTTCAATTGACCAACGGATCACCAGATCAAGCGGATTATGTGTTGCATACATTCAATAACAACAATAAAAAAGATTGA